A region from the Rufibacter sp. DG15C genome encodes:
- a CDS encoding MOSC domain-containing protein — protein MSHLVLSEINIYPIKSLGGISLTSAQVEERGLQYDRRWMLIDESGMFLTQRKLAEMALLDVALHADHLEVTHRTKNLSPLRVPLETNSTRSLLVTVWDDICFAYVVSSEANAWFTEALGIDCRLVYMPENSIRLIDPNYAKHNEKVSFADGYPFLIIGQESLNDLNSRLEQPVPMNRFRPTFVFTGGLPYDEEKWKTFKIGDVLFYGAKPCGRCNVTTIDQFTATTSQEPLRTLATYRKQGNSVLFGMNLIGLSTGTINVGDKIQVMEAGNVDEA, from the coding sequence ATGTCACACTTGGTACTCTCAGAAATCAACATTTATCCCATCAAGTCTTTAGGCGGCATTTCGCTCACGTCTGCCCAGGTAGAAGAGCGCGGCCTGCAGTATGACCGGCGCTGGATGTTGATAGATGAGAGTGGCATGTTTTTGACTCAGCGCAAGTTGGCTGAGATGGCTTTGCTGGACGTAGCCTTGCACGCAGACCACTTGGAAGTCACGCACCGTACCAAAAACCTGTCGCCCTTGCGCGTGCCCTTAGAAACGAACAGCACTCGTTCTCTGCTGGTAACCGTCTGGGATGACATTTGCTTTGCCTATGTGGTAAGCTCAGAAGCCAACGCCTGGTTTACCGAGGCCCTGGGCATTGACTGCCGCTTGGTTTATATGCCCGAAAATTCAATCAGGCTCATTGACCCCAACTACGCCAAGCACAATGAGAAAGTGAGTTTTGCCGATGGCTATCCATTCCTGATCATTGGCCAGGAGTCTTTGAATGATTTGAACAGCCGTTTAGAGCAACCTGTGCCCATGAACCGGTTCAGGCCCACGTTTGTGTTCACCGGCGGTCTGCCCTATGACGAGGAGAAATGGAAGACCTTTAAAATAGGCGATGTCCTGTTTTACGGCGCCAAGCCCTGCGGCCGCTGCAACGTCACTACCATTGACCAGTTCACCGCCACTACCAGCCAGGAGCCGCTTAGAACCTTGGCCACCTACCGTAAGCAAGGCAACAGCGTTCTGTTTGGCATGAACCTGATTGGCCTTTCTACCGGCACCATCAACGTAGGCGACAAGATCCAGGTCATGGAAGCCGGTAATGTAGACGAAGCCTAA
- the xseB gene encoding exodeoxyribonuclease VII small subunit, translating to MSTLTYKQATQELEAILKAIENDDVDVDELTQKVQRSSELIKLCKQKLRTAEDAINQVFKDINCETPETE from the coding sequence ATGAGCACCTTAACGTATAAGCAAGCCACCCAAGAACTAGAGGCCATTTTGAAGGCCATTGAAAACGATGATGTAGACGTGGATGAACTGACCCAAAAGGTACAGCGCTCCTCAGAACTCATCAAGCTGTGCAAACAGAAACTGCGCACCGCCGAAGACGCCATCAACCAGGTCTTCAAAGACATCAACTGCGAAACCCCAGAGACAGAGTAA
- a CDS encoding peptidoglycan DD-metalloendopeptidase family protein, producing MSRTFLFRKHYQYIFWLALLCAQACSPQKALRGVFKKHTPYERYQKGLEEAKLDKTALGQQWLTAGTKALENPVPITLPFKETGYFPVDKPIAAGYQFTVKEGQKVSVKVQTKGTDVPRVFLDLFESNPDNPTEPKQVAHADSTSQELEYEVEEDLPHVVRLQPELLRSGQYTVTIETQPVLAFPVQGKDGRSIQSFWGQDRDAGARKHEGIDIFAARNTPIIASAEGVVSRVSTTPIGGKVVWLQDPGRNQSLYYAHLDSQLVQPGQRVSIGDTLGLMGNTGNAKTTAPHLHFGIYKYGRGAVDPFPYVFKNKEKPAPLKVNEEQIGAWTRVSKDKASVRQSPSSKATVLTTLEKHLPVQVLAGTADWYRVQLPNGQQGFMAAFLLEPLDKPLHTLRLRQTADLLETSHAQAAAKRTLPADTSVQVLAKETDYWLVKVSGGATGWVLAEPTETGKGK from the coding sequence ATGAGCCGTACCTTCCTCTTTCGCAAGCATTATCAATACATCTTCTGGCTGGCCTTGCTGTGTGCACAAGCTTGTAGCCCCCAAAAGGCGTTACGCGGTGTTTTTAAGAAGCATACGCCCTATGAGCGCTACCAAAAAGGCTTAGAAGAGGCCAAGCTGGACAAGACTGCCTTGGGTCAACAGTGGCTGACGGCTGGCACCAAAGCCTTGGAAAACCCGGTACCTATCACACTACCTTTTAAAGAAACAGGCTACTTTCCAGTAGACAAACCCATAGCGGCGGGGTATCAATTCACGGTCAAAGAAGGCCAGAAGGTGTCTGTGAAAGTGCAGACCAAAGGCACCGACGTTCCAAGGGTATTTCTGGACTTGTTTGAGTCTAATCCAGATAACCCAACAGAGCCGAAGCAGGTAGCCCACGCAGATTCTACCTCACAGGAACTGGAATATGAGGTAGAGGAAGATTTGCCCCATGTAGTCCGGTTGCAACCAGAATTGCTGCGCAGCGGGCAGTACACCGTCACTATTGAGACACAACCCGTGCTAGCGTTCCCGGTGCAGGGCAAAGACGGACGGTCCATTCAGAGTTTCTGGGGGCAGGATAGAGATGCGGGTGCCCGCAAACACGAAGGCATAGACATCTTCGCAGCCAGAAACACGCCCATCATTGCTTCTGCGGAGGGGGTAGTGTCTAGGGTGAGCACCACGCCCATTGGTGGGAAGGTAGTCTGGCTGCAAGACCCTGGTCGTAATCAAAGTCTGTACTACGCACACTTAGACAGCCAGTTGGTACAGCCCGGGCAGCGCGTTTCTATTGGAGACACCTTGGGTTTAATGGGCAATACCGGCAACGCTAAAACCACGGCGCCGCACCTTCACTTCGGTATCTACAAATATGGCCGCGGAGCGGTTGATCCCTTTCCTTATGTGTTCAAGAACAAAGAAAAGCCAGCCCCTTTAAAAGTAAACGAAGAACAGATTGGCGCTTGGACTCGCGTGAGCAAAGACAAGGCCTCTGTGCGCCAGTCTCCCAGCAGCAAAGCCACCGTGCTTACTACCTTAGAGAAGCACCTGCCCGTGCAAGTGCTGGCCGGCACCGCAGACTGGTACCGGGTGCAACTGCCCAACGGCCAGCAGGGGTTTATGGCTGCCTTCTTGTTAGAGCCCTTAGATAAGCCGCTGCACACTCTGCGCCTGCGGCAGACCGCTGACCTATTAGAGACGTCTCATGCCCAGGCGGCGGCTAAACGCACGCTTCCGGCAGACACCAGCGTGCAGGTATTGGCAAAAGAGACCGACTATTGGCTGGTGAAAGTTTCTGGAGGCGCTACTGGTTGGGTCTTGGCAGAACCTACAGAAACAGGCAAAGGAAAATAG
- a CDS encoding GNAT family N-acetyltransferase — protein MSVHPTDSAAVSIEVTQDAQAIHHLAHQTWTPTYQDILAPEQIQYMLDRFYTPASLLEQMEEGQTFLLLKNQGEPAAFASFSLLYPEEKIYKLNKLYIHPAQQGKGFGRMLLEEIVRRLQPLGAMALDLNVHRENPAKNFYQKHGFQIHETLDIPLGPYTLNDYIMRKPLST, from the coding sequence ATGTCAGTTCACCCTACCGACAGTGCTGCCGTCTCCATAGAAGTAACCCAGGACGCGCAGGCCATCCATCACTTGGCGCACCAAACCTGGACGCCTACCTACCAAGACATTCTGGCCCCTGAACAAATCCAGTACATGCTGGACCGGTTCTACACCCCGGCCTCGCTCCTGGAGCAGATGGAGGAAGGACAGACGTTTCTGTTGTTGAAGAACCAGGGAGAACCGGCTGCCTTCGCGTCATTTTCCTTACTGTACCCAGAAGAGAAGATTTACAAGTTGAACAAGCTCTACATCCATCCGGCGCAACAGGGCAAAGGCTTTGGCAGGATGCTGCTGGAGGAGATTGTGCGCCGCCTTCAGCCACTAGGCGCCATGGCCCTGGACCTGAATGTGCACCGCGAGAATCCCGCCAAGAACTTCTACCAGAAACACGGCTTCCAGATTCATGAAACCTTGGACATTCCGCTGGGACCATATACCTTGAATGATTACATCATGCGGAAACCGCTGAGCACTTAA
- a CDS encoding amidohydrolase family protein: protein MKKHFYAVATMALLAFSVSHTMAQKTYLHCGRLIDGLSDKAQTEMTVIVNGNQIVSVEKGYTNPEAGAKVIDLKNKTVLPGFMDMHVHFESETSPNQYAEKLSLNPGTTAFRAGNYAEKTLMAGFTTVRDLGGSGINIQLRNAINQGLMRGPRMYVVGKAISGTGGHMDPTNGYRQDLIGDPGPAEGVANGVEECRKAVRHQYKNGADLIKIAATGGVLSVAKDGSGPQYTEEEIKAIVETARDLGMKVAVHAHGAEGMKRAIRAGVTSIEHGTLMDEETMKLMKKNGTWYVPTITAGKSVADSAKIPNYYPPLVTPKALAIGPQLQNTFSKAYKSGVKIAFGTDAGVFMHGKNAKEFEYMVEAGMPAMEAIKAATVHAAELVGATDKLGSLQKGKLADIIAVDGDPLQNIKTLQQVAFVMKDGKVYKQ, encoded by the coding sequence ATGAAGAAACACTTTTACGCAGTAGCTACCATGGCTTTGCTGGCGTTCTCTGTCTCGCACACCATGGCTCAGAAAACGTACCTGCACTGCGGTAGATTGATAGACGGCCTCAGTGACAAAGCCCAAACGGAGATGACGGTCATTGTAAACGGCAACCAGATTGTCTCTGTAGAAAAAGGCTATACCAACCCAGAGGCGGGCGCCAAGGTCATCGACCTGAAAAACAAGACCGTCTTGCCCGGCTTCATGGACATGCACGTGCACTTTGAAAGCGAGACCAGCCCCAACCAATACGCCGAAAAGCTTTCTCTCAACCCCGGCACCACGGCCTTTAGAGCGGGCAACTACGCAGAGAAAACGTTGATGGCTGGCTTTACCACCGTGCGGGACCTGGGAGGAAGCGGCATCAACATCCAGTTACGAAACGCCATTAACCAGGGTCTCATGCGCGGACCCAGAATGTACGTGGTGGGTAAGGCCATCTCGGGGACGGGCGGACACATGGACCCCACCAACGGCTACCGCCAGGATTTAATTGGCGATCCGGGTCCGGCTGAAGGCGTGGCCAACGGTGTGGAGGAGTGTAGAAAAGCCGTACGGCACCAATACAAAAACGGCGCGGACCTGATCAAGATTGCGGCTACGGGCGGCGTGCTGAGCGTGGCCAAAGACGGCTCCGGACCACAGTACACCGAGGAAGAAATCAAGGCCATTGTAGAAACCGCCCGGGATTTGGGCATGAAGGTGGCGGTGCACGCCCACGGCGCCGAGGGCATGAAACGGGCCATTCGGGCGGGGGTCACCTCTATTGAGCACGGCACACTCATGGACGAGGAAACCATGAAGCTCATGAAGAAGAACGGCACTTGGTACGTGCCCACCATCACCGCCGGCAAGTCGGTCGCCGATTCGGCTAAGATTCCCAATTACTATCCGCCGCTGGTTACGCCCAAAGCCCTGGCCATTGGACCGCAGTTGCAAAACACCTTTAGCAAAGCCTATAAATCTGGGGTGAAGATTGCGTTTGGGACAGACGCAGGCGTGTTTATGCACGGCAAGAACGCCAAGGAGTTTGAGTACATGGTAGAGGCCGGCATGCCCGCCATGGAAGCCATCAAAGCCGCCACCGTGCACGCGGCAGAATTGGTGGGCGCGACAGATAAGCTGGGCTCACTTCAGAAAGGTAAATTAGCCGACATCATTGCCGTGGACGGAGATCCTTTGCAGAACATCAAAACCTTGCAACAGGTGGCCTTTGTCATGAAGGACGGAAAAGTGTACAAGCAATAG
- a CDS encoding APC family permease — protein sequence MSETSTGFKREIKLFDAVMLVAGSMIGSGIFIVSADIARSVGSAGYLLLVWGLTGLMTLAGALSYGELTSLMPRAGGQYVYLRESYGPMVAFLYGWTLFLVIQSGTIAAVAVAFARFTGVLFPVISEDNILLDLGFLKFTTVQLLAIGSIILLTLINQQGVKNGKFIQNIFGSTKIIALFALIGFGLLLGTNAEVIELNFTDMWNAQTVTTEPVSGTPFRAPLHGWALMVGIGTAMIGSLFSSDAWNNIGFSGDEIVNPKRTIVLSMAIGTAIVTVLYILINVVYLTILPLEGYKAGADVMARGIQFASNDRVATAVAEVIGGSTATIAIAVLIMISTFGCNNGVILSAPRVYYAMAKDGLFFTNMARLNKNSVPGVALTFQCVWASILCLSGKYGDLLDYVIFAVLLFYILTIAGIFILRRTMPDAPRPYKAIGYPVLPALYIAMASFICIILLIYKPAYSWPGLILVGIGIPVYYFFKNKFQKIED from the coding sequence ATGTCTGAAACTTCTACAGGGTTTAAGCGCGAAATAAAGCTGTTTGATGCCGTCATGTTGGTGGCGGGTTCTATGATTGGCTCCGGTATTTTCATTGTGAGCGCAGATATTGCCCGCTCCGTGGGGAGTGCCGGCTACTTGCTTCTGGTTTGGGGCCTCACGGGGTTGATGACCCTGGCGGGCGCGCTCAGCTACGGCGAGCTGACCAGCCTCATGCCCAGAGCCGGGGGCCAGTATGTCTACCTCCGCGAATCTTATGGGCCCATGGTGGCGTTCTTGTATGGCTGGACGCTGTTTCTGGTAATCCAGAGCGGAACCATTGCGGCGGTGGCCGTGGCATTTGCGCGTTTTACCGGCGTGCTGTTCCCGGTCATCTCAGAGGACAACATCCTATTGGATCTAGGCTTCCTGAAGTTCACGACGGTGCAGTTGCTGGCCATTGGCTCCATTATCCTGCTTACGCTCATCAACCAGCAGGGTGTCAAGAATGGCAAGTTTATCCAGAACATCTTCGGGAGTACTAAAATCATCGCCCTGTTCGCTCTGATCGGGTTTGGCTTACTGCTGGGCACCAACGCCGAGGTCATTGAACTCAACTTCACCGACATGTGGAATGCCCAGACGGTAACCACTGAGCCGGTTTCGGGTACGCCGTTTAGGGCGCCCTTGCACGGATGGGCTTTGATGGTGGGCATCGGGACGGCCATGATCGGTTCGCTCTTCTCTTCAGACGCCTGGAACAACATTGGCTTCTCTGGCGATGAGATTGTGAACCCCAAGCGCACCATTGTCTTGAGCATGGCCATTGGTACCGCCATTGTGACGGTGCTCTACATTCTCATCAACGTGGTGTACTTGACTATTCTTCCCTTGGAAGGCTACAAGGCCGGCGCGGATGTGATGGCCCGTGGCATTCAGTTCGCCAGCAATGACCGGGTAGCCACTGCCGTGGCCGAAGTCATTGGAGGCTCAACCGCTACCATTGCCATTGCCGTTTTGATTATGATTTCTACGTTTGGCTGTAACAACGGTGTGATTCTATCGGCGCCGCGCGTGTACTACGCCATGGCGAAGGATGGCTTGTTCTTCACCAACATGGCCCGCCTGAACAAGAACAGCGTGCCGGGCGTGGCCTTGACCTTCCAGTGTGTTTGGGCCAGCATCCTGTGCCTCTCTGGAAAGTACGGCGATTTGCTGGACTACGTGATTTTTGCAGTGCTTCTGTTCTACATCCTGACCATTGCCGGTATCTTTATTTTGCGCCGCACCATGCCAGATGCGCCAAGACCGTACAAAGCCATTGGGTACCCGGTGCTACCGGCCTTGTACATTGCTATGGCCTCGTTTATCTGTATCATTCTTTTGATTTATAAGCCTGCCTACTCTTGGCCTGGTTTGATCTTAGTGGGCATTGGCATTCCGGTGTACTATTTCTTCAAGAACAAATTCCAGAAGATAGAGGATTAA
- the xseA gene encoding exodeoxyribonuclease VII large subunit yields MGTYFQSYREEISLTVSTNRPLTLYEFNHRLREEIENALPHRYWIIAEISEARVHHGSGHCYLTLTDKEPGSKGTLTAQARATIWKRQYQEIATYFEEQTGHPLKAGLKILFNASPRFHELYGFSLDIHDIDPTYTLGDLARQRQETILRLQQEGLLDLNRKQILPEVPQRLAIISSPTAAGYQDFVVQLENNPFGYAFKLTLFEASVQGAEAVASIKTALNRVALQRPAFDAVVIIRGGGSQTDLLCFDRYELAATVAQMPLPVLTGIGHERDESITDLVAHTPLKTPTAVAAYLVDRCNEFEAKVETIFLQIRESATALAVIEERRVAQLTNQLQQRTTSFLQTRQFQLECQTRTLSDKPKTYLTHEQKHVMCEELRLTHSVEQLLRAKEAKQHQYIQTLEHESTQKVTAGQRKLTHVEHCVQHTAEQRVQKAKLTFQKNQQRLLYGAKDHLQTKSHQLQLVAMDIRSHDPEVMLMRGYTLTYVNGKLLRSIEQLTPGDELKTRLLVGSVTSTVTNIQEPDLFI; encoded by the coding sequence ATGGGGACATATTTTCAGAGTTACCGCGAGGAGATTTCGCTGACGGTTAGCACTAACCGCCCGCTCACCTTGTATGAGTTCAACCACCGCCTGCGCGAAGAAATTGAGAATGCCCTGCCCCACCGGTATTGGATTATAGCTGAAATCTCTGAGGCCCGCGTGCACCACGGCAGCGGCCACTGCTACCTCACCCTCACTGACAAAGAACCCGGCTCCAAAGGCACCCTCACGGCCCAGGCCAGAGCCACCATCTGGAAGCGCCAATACCAGGAGATTGCCACTTATTTTGAAGAACAGACCGGTCATCCGCTAAAGGCCGGGCTTAAAATCCTGTTCAACGCCAGCCCGCGGTTCCATGAGCTGTACGGGTTCAGTTTGGACATCCATGACATTGACCCCACCTACACCCTTGGGGATTTAGCGCGCCAACGCCAGGAAACCATTCTTCGCTTGCAACAGGAAGGATTGCTGGACTTAAACCGAAAGCAAATCTTGCCCGAAGTTCCGCAACGGTTGGCCATCATCTCTTCGCCTACCGCAGCGGGCTATCAGGATTTTGTGGTGCAGTTGGAGAACAACCCGTTTGGATATGCGTTCAAACTCACCTTGTTTGAAGCCAGCGTGCAAGGTGCTGAGGCCGTAGCCTCTATCAAAACCGCTCTAAACCGCGTGGCCCTACAAAGACCCGCCTTTGACGCGGTGGTAATCATTAGAGGTGGAGGTTCTCAGACAGATTTGCTGTGCTTTGACCGCTATGAACTGGCGGCTACCGTGGCCCAGATGCCTCTGCCAGTTTTAACGGGCATTGGGCATGAGCGCGATGAGTCCATCACGGATTTAGTGGCGCATACACCTTTGAAAACCCCTACCGCCGTAGCGGCTTATCTAGTGGACCGTTGTAATGAGTTTGAGGCCAAAGTAGAAACCATCTTCTTGCAGATCCGCGAGTCGGCGACGGCGTTGGCCGTTATAGAGGAACGCCGCGTAGCCCAATTGACCAATCAACTGCAACAACGCACCACCAGCTTTTTACAGACGCGCCAGTTCCAGTTGGAGTGCCAGACACGCACGCTCTCAGACAAGCCTAAAACGTATCTCACACATGAGCAAAAGCATGTCATGTGTGAAGAGTTGCGCCTCACCCATTCTGTAGAACAATTACTAAGAGCCAAGGAAGCCAAACAACACCAGTACATCCAGACCCTGGAGCATGAGAGCACGCAGAAGGTAACCGCTGGCCAGCGCAAGCTCACGCACGTGGAGCACTGCGTACAACATACCGCTGAGCAGAGGGTACAGAAAGCCAAGCTCACGTTCCAGAAAAACCAGCAGCGGTTACTGTACGGGGCCAAAGATCATCTACAGACCAAAAGCCACCAACTGCAGCTAGTGGCCATGGACATACGGTCTCATGACCCCGAGGTGATGCTAATGCGCGGCTACACGCTCACCTACGTCAACGGCAAACTGCTTAGGTCCATAGAGCAACTCACACCCGGCGATGAACTGAAAACTAGACTTCTGGTTGGCTCCGTCACCAGCACTGTCACCAACATTCAAGAACCAGACCTTTTTATTTAA
- a CDS encoding porin family protein: MKRLFLLGAFALLSVVGAQAQTSFGLKVGLNVANIGGDARNTDPRTGVHAGFFATAPISERFAIQPELLYSQQGFKNDDFTYTYHYLNIPLIFKGTISGGFHLQVGPQFGILLDAKRKRGNITEDLSDNLNKYDGALALGLGYDVSRLQISARYNLGLSDVNDGNEKGATYPNNVFQVSVGVKL, translated from the coding sequence ATGAAAAGATTATTCCTTTTGGGTGCTTTCGCCCTTTTAAGTGTAGTTGGCGCCCAGGCACAGACTAGTTTTGGTTTAAAAGTAGGCTTGAACGTGGCCAACATTGGCGGCGATGCTAGAAACACAGACCCACGCACGGGCGTGCACGCTGGCTTCTTTGCCACGGCTCCCATCTCTGAGCGTTTTGCCATACAGCCAGAATTACTTTACTCTCAGCAGGGTTTCAAAAACGATGACTTCACCTACACTTACCATTACTTGAACATTCCCTTAATCTTCAAGGGCACCATTTCTGGCGGTTTCCATTTACAGGTGGGTCCACAATTTGGTATTCTGTTAGACGCAAAGCGCAAACGTGGGAACATCACAGAAGATCTTTCAGACAATTTGAACAAGTATGACGGAGCATTAGCCTTGGGATTGGGTTATGATGTATCTAGATTACAGATTTCGGCTAGGTACAACCTAGGGTTATCTGATGTAAATGATGGCAATGAAAAAGGAGCCACGTACCCTAACAATGTCTTCCAGGTATCTGTAGGCGTGAAGCTGTAG
- a CDS encoding zinc dependent phospholipase C family protein: MRKLSLTICLVLACSAVSMGWGFFGHKVIQQLAIYGLPKDMQAFYHRHMRYLVDASVRPDERRNTDSTEAPRHFIDVDYYGPNAVNEMPEGWAAASAKYPVDTLTKYGLVPWHVVVMQKHLTRAFQQKNVDSILYYSADMGHYIQDAHVPLHTTLNYDGQLTGQHGLHSLWESKLPEQSLKGYSLKHPQAKYLANPEHEIWEVIRASHKDLPHMLALEKEVSKNFTDQTKFVTTERNGRTRKTYSDAFAKAYQQALGTTVEKRMQAAAQMTGSFWFTCWVDGGRPDLEKLLSAPRTKEEIKQFKLERKAWKKGQLAEKDLLLTKSR; this comes from the coding sequence ATGCGTAAACTCTCTTTAACCATCTGCTTGGTGCTGGCCTGTTCTGCCGTGAGCATGGGCTGGGGCTTCTTCGGGCACAAGGTCATCCAGCAGCTGGCCATCTATGGGTTGCCTAAAGATATGCAGGCCTTCTACCACCGCCACATGCGGTACCTGGTAGACGCCTCCGTACGGCCTGATGAGCGCCGCAACACAGACTCTACAGAGGCTCCGCGCCATTTCATAGACGTGGACTACTACGGTCCAAACGCCGTAAATGAGATGCCCGAAGGCTGGGCGGCGGCTTCTGCTAAATATCCCGTGGACACGCTGACCAAATACGGCTTGGTGCCGTGGCATGTGGTGGTCATGCAGAAGCATTTAACCAGGGCTTTTCAGCAGAAGAACGTGGACAGTATTCTGTATTACTCGGCAGATATGGGTCACTACATCCAGGACGCGCACGTGCCCTTGCACACCACCCTCAACTATGACGGACAGCTCACCGGCCAGCACGGGCTGCACAGCCTCTGGGAGTCCAAGCTACCCGAACAAAGCCTGAAGGGCTATTCCTTGAAACACCCACAAGCCAAATACCTGGCTAACCCGGAGCATGAAATCTGGGAGGTGATCCGGGCCTCGCACAAAGATTTGCCCCACATGCTGGCACTGGAGAAAGAGGTGAGCAAGAACTTCACGGACCAGACCAAGTTTGTCACCACGGAACGCAACGGCAGAACGCGCAAAACCTACTCAGACGCCTTCGCCAAGGCCTACCAGCAGGCGCTGGGCACTACGGTAGAGAAGCGCATGCAGGCGGCAGCGCAGATGACGGGCAGCTTCTGGTTTACCTGCTGGGTAGACGGCGGAAGGCCTGATTTGGAGAAGCTGCTTTCTGCGCCGCGCACCAAAGAAGAAATCAAACAGTTCAAGCTCGAAAGGAAAGCCTGGAAGAAAGGCCAACTGGCAGAAAAAGATTTACTGCTCACCAAAAGCCGCTAA
- a CDS encoding CDGSH iron-sulfur domain-containing protein: MKTKITVNSNGSLKVEGDFIVVDAQGNEYNLQGREVVSFCRCGLSSNKPFCDGAHKGHFEHNAVAFDLPPRKV; this comes from the coding sequence ATGAAAACAAAAATTACCGTGAACAGCAACGGCTCTCTAAAAGTAGAGGGCGATTTTATAGTAGTAGACGCGCAAGGCAACGAGTATAACCTGCAGGGCCGCGAAGTAGTGTCTTTCTGCCGCTGCGGCCTGTCTAGCAATAAACCCTTCTGCGACGGCGCCCACAAAGGCCATTTTGAGCACAACGCCGTGGCCTTTGACCTGCCGCCAAGAAAGGTCTAA
- a CDS encoding OmpA family protein yields the protein MKKSIITPALSAILALGFMSSCVSTKKYEAALAENRSLVVLQDELNRQKLELESERAKLREDRDRLTQEKEDLAKEKASTEASLRTNLSNKSEQVNQLTTDLQAREARLKEMERILAEKDRAVNALRKTVGDALLGFKASDLTIDVRNGKVYVSLSNQLLFKSGSTKVDAKGQEALKKLASVLQNQPDVNVVVEGHTDDVPIAKGTAGMQDNWDLSVMRATEITRILTDAGVAPQRVTPSGRSKYVPVDPGTSADARQKNRRTEIILTPKLDELFQILEQN from the coding sequence ATGAAAAAATCAATCATAACGCCTGCCTTGTCTGCTATTCTAGCCTTGGGCTTCATGAGTTCTTGCGTATCTACCAAAAAGTACGAGGCCGCCTTGGCAGAGAACCGCTCACTGGTAGTATTGCAGGATGAATTGAACCGCCAGAAACTAGAACTGGAAAGCGAGCGCGCTAAACTACGCGAAGACCGTGACCGCCTTACCCAAGAAAAAGAGGACTTAGCCAAAGAGAAAGCCTCTACAGAAGCTTCGCTGCGCACCAACCTCAGCAATAAAAGCGAACAAGTCAACCAACTCACCACAGATTTGCAAGCCCGCGAAGCCCGCCTGAAAGAGATGGAACGCATCCTGGCAGAAAAGGACCGTGCGGTGAACGCCCTGCGCAAAACCGTTGGTGACGCCCTGCTAGGTTTCAAAGCCTCTGACCTGACCATTGACGTACGCAACGGCAAGGTGTACGTGTCTCTATCCAACCAATTGCTGTTTAAATCTGGCTCTACCAAAGTAGACGCCAAGGGACAAGAAGCCCTAAAAAAACTGGCCAGTGTGTTGCAGAACCAGCCAGATGTGAACGTGGTGGTAGAAGGCCATACGGATGATGTTCCCATCGCCAAAGGTACCGCCGGCATGCAAGACAACTGGGACCTGAGCGTGATGCGCGCCACAGAAATTACCCGCATTCTCACGGACGCCGGTGTTGCCCCGCAGCGCGTGACGCCATCGGGCCGTTCTAAATACGTGCCGGTAGACCCAGGAACTTCGGCAGACGCCCGCCAAAAGAACCGCCGCACCGAGATCATCCTCACTCCTAAGCTAGACGAACTCTTTCAGATTCTGGAGCAGAACTAA
- a CDS encoding deoxynucleoside kinase, with the protein MHIAIVGNIGAGKTTLATKLAQHFQWEVFLEAVDDNPYLKDFYEDMPRWAFHLQVFFLNSRFNQVLQINDRKNGVVQDRTIYEDAYIFAKNLHQSGMMSERDYQNYFNLFQSMTKMVKAPDLLVYLKADLPKLIGQIQKRARDYEENIALSYLKNLNEHYDQWISGYTAGKLLVVDVNNMDFVQNPEDLGAIIERINIELFGLF; encoded by the coding sequence ATGCATATTGCCATCGTCGGTAACATAGGAGCCGGCAAAACCACTCTGGCCACTAAGTTAGCCCAGCACTTTCAATGGGAAGTTTTCCTGGAAGCCGTAGATGACAACCCCTATTTGAAGGACTTCTATGAGGATATGCCGCGTTGGGCATTCCACCTGCAGGTCTTCTTTTTGAACAGTCGCTTTAACCAGGTGCTGCAGATCAATGACCGCAAGAACGGCGTGGTACAGGACCGTACCATTTATGAGGACGCTTACATCTTCGCCAAGAACCTACACCAGTCTGGCATGATGAGCGAGCGCGACTACCAGAACTACTTCAATCTGTTCCAGTCCATGACCAAGATGGTGAAGGCCCCAGACCTGTTGGTGTACCTGAAGGCCGACTTGCCTAAGCTCATTGGTCAGATACAGAAGCGCGCCCGTGACTACGAGGAGAACATTGCCCTCTCCTACCTCAAGAACCTAAACGAGCACTACGACCAGTGGATTAGCGGATACACCGCGGGAAAATTGTTAGTGGTAGACGTCAACAACATGGACTTTGTGCAGAACCCAGAAGACTTGGGCGCCATCATTGAGCGCATCAACATTGAGCTGTTCGGGTTGTTTTAA